In the Vibrio gigantis genome, one interval contains:
- a CDS encoding porin, whose protein sequence is MKKSILSAMILTALTSGSAFAAHTFTNDAGDSLTLDGRFDVRYHDKGGDHNGEWNSGSSRFGLKGQMGLDNGWTGFGHAEWGYNSGANGDNIYDRLLYAGVEHDKYGKIAAGTKQWSTFYDVAWFTDMGRVFGSRGSGYYNLSDWGIASGTGRAENSITYRNNINDNWKYGFTYQTTREDVSVSKRYNQTESDIVTLKNGIGASTLYTIMDGLTIGLAYHQNEFDNVEVGVQNIKDGDTQRIGLLGVNYTNNGLFVGFTYSQGSNWETTSQSEFYDHRGAEFFTYYHFENGLRPTFNVNYLTDTDDNANGYERQLIIPGLEYHFKKNKFLVWTEYQFDNGKDSYNGVKYENSDDQFAAGIRYYF, encoded by the coding sequence ATGAAAAAGTCGATTCTTTCTGCAATGATCCTGACAGCACTGACTTCAGGTTCAGCTTTTGCTGCACACACTTTTACCAATGACGCGGGCGATAGCCTAACACTAGATGGTCGTTTTGACGTTCGTTACCATGATAAGGGCGGCGATCATAATGGCGAATGGAACAGCGGTAGCTCTCGCTTTGGCCTAAAAGGTCAAATGGGCTTAGACAACGGTTGGACTGGCTTTGGCCATGCCGAATGGGGTTACAACTCTGGTGCTAACGGCGACAATATTTATGACCGACTTCTATACGCTGGCGTAGAGCACGATAAGTACGGCAAGATTGCAGCTGGTACTAAGCAGTGGTCTACCTTCTACGATGTCGCTTGGTTTACCGATATGGGCCGTGTATTTGGTTCACGTGGTTCTGGCTACTACAACCTGTCTGACTGGGGCATCGCTTCTGGTACAGGCCGAGCAGAAAACTCAATTACTTACCGCAACAACATCAACGACAACTGGAAATACGGCTTCACTTACCAAACCACTCGCGAAGATGTGTCTGTTTCTAAAAGATACAACCAGACTGAATCAGATATTGTGACGTTGAAAAATGGTATTGGCGCGTCAACGCTATACACTATTATGGATGGTCTAACTATTGGTTTAGCCTACCACCAGAATGAATTTGATAATGTTGAAGTAGGTGTTCAAAACATCAAAGATGGCGATACACAACGCATTGGTCTATTGGGTGTAAACTACACCAATAACGGCTTGTTTGTTGGCTTCACTTACAGCCAAGGTTCAAACTGGGAAACCACCAGCCAATCTGAATTTTACGATCACCGTGGTGCAGAATTCTTCACTTACTACCACTTTGAAAATGGCCTTCGTCCAACCTTTAACGTTAACTACTTAACGGATACAGATGACAATGCGAACGGCTATGAACGTCAGTTGATTATCCCTGGCCTTGAGTATCACTTTAAGAAGAACAAGTTCTTAGTGTGGACCGAATATCAATTCGATAACGGCAAAGACTCCTACAATGGTGTGAAATACGAAAACAGTGATGACCAGTTTGCTGCCGGTATTCGTTACTACTTTTAA
- a CDS encoding sodium:solute symporter family transporter — protein MVTYSSFVVIALYVLTTLFISYLVNKRYSVGGDFSTGGKQFGWFTAGVSILATYISAMTFVGMPGWVYSSGMEAMSVHLNYPIVIFFAVVFFVPVFYKLGLTSIYEYLEHRFGVVARTINSIVFIVVQCISAGVILYAVALILVQVLPISISEAIIYISLFTALYTYAGGISTVIWTDMLQSAVLIIGSIAIFTLLLMKIDAGEVLSPEHLNIINLDFDLGVDTTLWAGVVAVSFLHLSVYGTNQLIIQRTLATKNVKTAQKSMLLCGYGAFFIYLFFSVMGVLLSVFYQDQSFENSNEVILDFVFNHTNPIIVGLVISALSAAAMSTLDSTYNSMATVATFDFYKRFFRKKASNSHYESVARKMSLVAAASVVVPALLAVSNESVLKTIASLTSIFVGIRLGSFILGLFFKKANEKGVIAGSIGSVVVVFIAKYSGISWPWFALIGTVVFLVLGVIVSRFFGEVTQQQNEFIAKQKHLFAKPTASHYGLLVFAVVTIVACTVIPDWLYAALS, from the coding sequence ATGGTTACGTACTCAAGTTTTGTGGTGATTGCCCTTTATGTGCTAACTACTTTATTTATCAGCTACTTAGTTAATAAGCGCTATAGCGTTGGTGGCGATTTTTCAACTGGTGGGAAACAATTTGGTTGGTTTACGGCAGGTGTGTCGATTCTTGCAACCTACATCAGTGCGATGACGTTCGTGGGTATGCCTGGCTGGGTTTATAGCTCTGGTATGGAAGCGATGAGCGTTCATTTGAATTACCCAATAGTGATCTTTTTTGCTGTGGTTTTCTTTGTTCCTGTCTTTTACAAGCTTGGCCTGACTTCGATTTATGAATACCTAGAGCACCGCTTCGGCGTTGTCGCTCGTACGATCAACTCCATCGTATTTATTGTGGTTCAGTGCATTTCGGCTGGGGTGATTTTGTATGCCGTAGCCCTTATCTTGGTACAAGTGCTGCCGATTAGTATCTCAGAGGCAATCATCTACATAAGCTTGTTTACTGCTTTGTATACCTACGCCGGTGGTATCTCTACGGTAATATGGACAGATATGTTGCAGTCGGCAGTGCTGATCATCGGTAGCATTGCGATCTTTACCTTATTGCTGATGAAGATTGATGCGGGTGAAGTGTTGTCTCCTGAGCATCTGAATATCATCAATCTCGATTTCGACTTGGGTGTTGATACCACGTTGTGGGCTGGTGTGGTCGCCGTGAGCTTTTTACACCTAAGCGTGTACGGTACTAACCAGTTGATTATTCAAAGAACTCTGGCAACCAAAAATGTTAAGACAGCACAAAAATCGATGCTGCTTTGTGGTTACGGTGCGTTCTTTATCTACCTATTCTTCTCGGTAATGGGCGTTCTACTGAGTGTATTTTACCAAGACCAAAGCTTTGAAAATAGCAACGAAGTGATTCTTGATTTCGTGTTTAATCATACCAATCCAATCATTGTTGGTTTGGTGATTTCCGCACTCTCGGCTGCTGCTATGTCGACACTGGACTCGACCTACAACTCAATGGCAACCGTAGCAACGTTCGATTTCTACAAGCGCTTTTTCCGTAAGAAAGCATCTAACTCACATTATGAATCGGTGGCGAGAAAGATGAGTTTAGTTGCCGCTGCTTCGGTTGTTGTTCCTGCTTTACTGGCCGTTTCTAACGAGTCTGTGCTTAAGACGATTGCTAGCCTGACTTCAATTTTTGTTGGTATTCGTCTTGGCTCTTTCATTCTTGGGCTGTTTTTCAAGAAAGCGAATGAGAAGGGTGTGATTGCCGGCAGCATAGGCAGTGTGGTTGTGGTGTTTATTGCTAAATACAGTGGTATTTCTTGGCCTTGGTTTGCACTGATTGGCACCGTCGTTTTTCTCGTTCTTGGCGTTATCGTGAGCCGCTTCTTTGGTGAGGTCACTCAACAACAGAATGAATTTATCGCTAAGCAAAAGCATTTGTTCGCTAAGCCTACCGCGAGTCACTACGGCTTGTTGGTGTTTGCCGTAGTGACGATTGTTGCTTGCACTGTTATCCCTGACTGGCTTTATGCCGCTCTTTCTTAA
- a CDS encoding MFS transporter produces the protein MTTKKHMSEVPMIQRVAAYLAILVGYFFYCYNFVIIDYVRPYIVDAYDGINLADTAQFYTWQSVGALIGALSCAWVASNFGKKSTLIVITALNGGATIINMMFTDYAMWAAMRFIIGISLGGYFTVAVSLMIGLFTPTVRGKLTAFASSMFSVALMAMGAYAAFISSIDAPWQSLMWVGGIPPLVAAALMIFILPSDKKVIAYGEEDQAAAEASNAPAKKGSWGEMLSAPYRKLTITCLLLAGLNFYGYQFFSGFVTTYLKEVRQFDGATIGIIFSISAFGSLFGAWVWGAIADKYGRKVNAFGFILAGVMASVFFVAPSDVMIGSLNMLAILGLIYNFGLSASAVWGGYFSELFPAHLRSFGAALFHGGRIIGMWAPMVLVFIQERSDLATAMWGSPIVWIVAGLLWLTLPETLKGGIFDKSKKAETAKA, from the coding sequence ATGACTACGAAAAAACACATGAGCGAAGTTCCTATGATTCAAAGGGTAGCCGCTTATCTTGCAATTCTAGTGGGCTACTTTTTCTATTGTTATAACTTTGTAATTATTGACTACGTACGCCCATATATCGTTGATGCGTATGATGGCATTAACTTAGCGGATACCGCTCAATTCTATACATGGCAGTCGGTTGGTGCGCTTATTGGTGCCCTAAGCTGTGCATGGGTGGCATCAAACTTTGGTAAGAAATCGACTCTTATTGTCATCACGGCACTGAACGGCGGCGCAACGATCATCAACATGATGTTTACTGACTACGCTATGTGGGCAGCAATGCGTTTCATCATCGGTATTTCTTTAGGTGGTTACTTCACGGTAGCAGTAAGCCTAATGATCGGCCTATTCACACCAACGGTTCGCGGTAAGTTGACGGCATTCGCTTCTTCTATGTTCTCGGTAGCTCTAATGGCTATGGGTGCATACGCAGCGTTTATCTCTAGCATTGACGCACCATGGCAGAGCCTAATGTGGGTGGGTGGTATTCCTCCTCTAGTTGCGGCTGCACTAATGATTTTCATCCTACCTAGCGACAAGAAAGTGATCGCCTACGGTGAAGAAGATCAAGCGGCAGCTGAAGCATCAAACGCACCAGCTAAGAAAGGCTCTTGGGGAGAGATGCTAAGCGCACCTTACCGTAAGCTAACCATCACTTGTCTATTACTAGCAGGCTTGAACTTCTACGGTTACCAATTCTTTTCTGGCTTCGTGACAACGTACCTAAAAGAAGTTCGCCAGTTTGACGGTGCGACTATCGGCATCATCTTCTCTATCTCAGCATTTGGTTCTCTATTCGGTGCTTGGGTATGGGGGGCAATCGCCGACAAATACGGCCGTAAAGTGAACGCGTTTGGTTTCATCCTTGCCGGTGTCATGGCTTCAGTATTCTTCGTAGCTCCAAGCGACGTGATGATCGGCAGCCTAAACATGCTGGCTATTCTAGGTCTTATCTACAACTTCGGCCTATCAGCTTCAGCGGTATGGGGTGGCTATTTCTCAGAACTGTTCCCAGCTCACCTTCGTAGCTTTGGCGCTGCGCTGTTCCACGGCGGTCGTATCATCGGTATGTGGGCACCAATGGTGTTGGTATTCATTCAAGAGCGCAGCGACCTTGCTACAGCAATGTGGGGCTCGCCAATCGTATGGATTGTAGCTGGTCTACTGTGGCTGACTCTACCAGAAACACTGAAAGGCGGCATCTTCGACAAGAGCAAAAAAGCGGAGACAGCTAAGGCTTAA
- a CDS encoding nuclear transport factor 2 family protein, which yields MSKYQEAKRIVREYFDAMENATHENVAEVLKAHTSEDYLWRGVYPFREQEGAQAAADVFWAPMMKSMTRMQRRQDIFIGGNNEINPEEIWVMSMGHFMGLFDAEYLGMRPTGKIMNVRYAEFNCVVDGKITKTGLFLDLLGMMDQAGCYPLPPSTGKHFVYPGPRNHDGLLFEDAAPEEGVATLALVNKMVDDLSALNDSGAMGCPPEVLAKSWSKDMIWYGPCGIGASYTIPRYQQQHQLPFRNNLKDKKFNGHVCRFAEGNFSCFFGWPNLSNTPTGGFLGMTGGEVRADMQVVDVYYRDGDKLSENWVLIDLPYWLQQQGLDVFERTSTIMNPTL from the coding sequence ATGTCTAAATATCAAGAAGCTAAACGCATTGTTCGCGAATACTTTGATGCAATGGAAAACGCAACTCATGAGAACGTTGCTGAAGTACTGAAAGCACACACGTCTGAAGATTACTTATGGCGAGGTGTTTACCCATTCCGTGAGCAAGAAGGCGCTCAAGCGGCAGCTGACGTATTCTGGGCTCCAATGATGAAATCGATGACGCGTATGCAACGTCGTCAAGACATCTTCATCGGCGGTAACAACGAAATCAACCCAGAAGAGATTTGGGTAATGAGCATGGGTCACTTCATGGGTCTATTCGACGCTGAATACCTAGGCATGCGCCCTACTGGCAAGATCATGAACGTTCGTTACGCAGAATTTAACTGTGTGGTTGACGGCAAGATCACTAAGACAGGCCTGTTCCTAGACCTTCTAGGCATGATGGACCAAGCAGGTTGCTACCCACTTCCACCATCAACTGGTAAGCACTTCGTTTACCCTGGCCCACGTAATCACGATGGTCTGTTGTTTGAAGATGCAGCACCAGAAGAAGGCGTTGCAACACTTGCTCTTGTAAACAAGATGGTTGATGACCTGTCTGCTCTTAACGACAGCGGCGCGATGGGTTGCCCACCAGAAGTGCTAGCGAAGAGCTGGTCAAAAGATATGATTTGGTACGGCCCATGTGGTATCGGCGCGTCTTACACGATTCCTCGTTACCAGCAACAGCACCAACTTCCTTTCCGTAACAACCTGAAAGACAAGAAGTTCAACGGTCACGTTTGTCGCTTCGCTGAAGGTAACTTCTCTTGTTTCTTCGGTTGGCCAAACCTATCAAACACACCAACAGGTGGTTTCCTTGGCATGACTGGCGGCGAAGTTCGCGCAGACATGCAAGTGGTTGATGTTTACTACCGTGACGGCGACAAGCTATCTGAAAACTGGGTACTGATCGACCTTCCTTACTGGCTACAACAGCAAGGTCTGGACGTGTTCGAACGCACTTCTACTATCATGAACCCAACGCTGTAA